Proteins encoded by one window of Vitis vinifera cultivar Pinot Noir 40024 chromosome 10, ASM3070453v1:
- the LOC100257292 gene encoding triose phosphate/phosphate translocator, chloroplastic, with amino-acid sequence MESRVLSGATTISGLVRLRKPVRDTVCFAPARPIGAVGDGGNLIWGRQLRPALILESAPVVGMTTGKREILRPTMASTSSPAEGSDSAGDAKIGFLDKYPALVTGFFFFMWYFLNVIFNILNKKIYNYFPYPYFVSVIHLFVGVVYCLVSWGVGLPKRAPIDSNLLKLLIPVAVCHALGHVTSNVSFAAVAVSFTHTIKALEPFFNAAASQFILGQSIPLTLWLSLAPVVLGVSMASLTELSFNWIGFISAMISNISFTYRSIYSKKAMTDMDSTNIYAYISIIALIVCIPPALIVEGPQLMKHGFNDAIAKVGLTKFLSDLFWVGMFYHLYNQLATNTLERVAPLTHAVGNVLKRVFVIGFSILVFGNKISTQTGIGTCVAIAGVAMYSFIKAKMEEEKRQLKSA; translated from the exons ATGGAGTCGAGGGTGTTGTCCGGCGCCACCACCATTTCCGGCCTCGTCCGGCTCCGTAAACCGGTGAGGGACACCGTTTGCTTCGCTCCTGCCAGACCAATCGGGGCTGTGGGAGACGGCGGGAACCTCATATGGGGGAGGCAGCTCCGGCCAGCTTTGATCCTGGAGAGCGCTCCAGTCGTCGGCATGACCACCGGAAAGCGTGAGATTCTCCGGCCGACTATGGCCTCCACGTCGTCGCCCGCCGAAGGGAGCGATTCCGCCGG GGACGCTAAGATTGGGTTCTTGGACAAGTACCCGGCTCTAGTTACggggtttttcttcttcatgtg GTATTTCCTCAACGTTATATTCAACATCCTCAACAAGAAGATCTACAACTACTTCCCATATCCTTA TTTTGTATCGGTAATTCATTTGTTTGTTGGGGTGGTCTACTGTTTGGTGAGCTGGGGCGTCGGCCTTCCCAAGCGAGCT CCTATAGACTCAAACCTCCTGAAACTGCTCATCCCCGTTGCTGTATGTCATGCTCTAGGCCATGTGACTAGCAATGTCTCCTTTGCAGCAGTTGCCGTCTCTTTCACCCACACAATCAAAG cTCTTGAACCCTTCTTCAATGCTGCGGCTTCTCAATTTATACTAGGACAGTCGATACCCTTAACCCTATGGCTATCTCTGGCCCCTGTTGTTCTTG GTGTGTCAATGGCATCATTGACTGAGCTATCATTCAACTGGATTGGCTTCATTAGTGCTATGATTTCTAATATCTCCTTCACTTACAGGAGTATCTATTCAAAGAAGGCCATG ACTGACATGGACAGTACTAATATCTATGCTTATATTTCCATCATTGCTCTCATTGTCTGCATTCCACCGGCTCTCATT GTGGAGGGACCTCAACTGATGAAGCATGGCTTTAATGATGCAATTGCTAAAGTGGGTCTGACCAAGTTCCTCTCAGATCTCTTTTGGGTGGGAATGTTTTATCACCTCTACAATCAG CTAGCTACCAACACCCTGGAGAGAGTGGCACCTCTCACACATGCAGTTGGCAACGTCTTGAAACGTGTTTTTGTGATTGGTTTCTCGATCTTGGTCTTTG gtaacaagatttcaaCACAAACTGGTATTGGAACATGCGTTGCAATTGCTGGAGTGGCAATGTACTCTTTCATAAAGGCCAAGATGGAAGAGGAGAAACGA CAACTGAAATCAGCATGA